CCCCACAGGAATGGCTTGCCTGCAACCCAGTGAAAACTAGAAGGGCAGTAGGGACCATATGGCGGCTCTAGATAATGTCCTGCTCCAGGGTAAGACTCACTCTCGAAGTTGTCCTTCCCATGATGCTGCAGTCTCTCCACCATCTGGTCCATGTAAGCCTTGCTGTCCCAGTTGAGGTCGTCCTCTGAAGCCACAAAGAGGAAACATCCCTTGGCTTGTTCAATAGGGACCAGGGTGGTCTTGTTCTCCTCGGCCAGTGGATTATGCAATACATTCTTGCCCATAAAGGCCCCTGACTCAGTGGGAACCATCTTGCTGATGTCCAACATTAATGGAGGGAGGATTTGGCTCTTCTTATAGTAGAGAGGTAAAAATGTATTGGCACAGCAGCCGTTAATCCACACTGTGGCCTCAACACCTGGCAGGTAAGAGGCTATTGATAGTGAAATATCTCCGCTTTTTGAAAGTGATAGTAGACCCACTCCTTTACTGCCCACCTGTGGAAAAAAACGTATAAACTATAACctgctgttttttctgttaCTTGTGATTTCCCAAAGGTTCCATCTTTTGTAGATAAACAAATGATATATAAATTGTATCACCTCcatcgaggttccaagcgagctgaggcgatacctaaaggtgacgtgaaaacctgcagactacggCCTGGGGTtgagagaattgtcactaatcactgcgtcctcattgctagcgacagatgGGGTGTTCTGAACAAAATATATTAGCCAGCGGTGTTTTTtatgctgcctccagcttcttttcaaactaaatgtgtcttctggctgGGACAaaagccacatgccgagaatagaacacaacacacctttgacgttctgtTTCTGTGTCGCATTTAGTCAAGGCAGTTTCCTAAGGCGTCGCTATGACGACCAGGCACGCTCATCTCACACATGTTccatgcaatggaaaaaggaagcAGGGCACTGCGGCTGAGTTGAGTAAAGCCGAGTAGAGCTGGTAGTAGCAGCTTGTAAGTGCCAATAAATGGAACTTAACTAATTTCAGCCACTGAGTACagaacttttttctttcatctttagCAACTCTAATGATGGTATGAAAatgagacagacaaacaaatgtgtACCAAAAACAATACTATCAAACAACTCAccttatcttgtttttttaaaaactctaTAGCTGCTTCGAAATAATCCAGATTGACCTCTTTGATGTTCCGCGCCATGTCATCATGACCGAACAGTGCTATGGTCAGAACCACAAATCCACGGTTGGCCAGCAGAGAGGCCCTTTTCTCTGACAATCCTCCACCAAAAGTGTACAGATCCAACAGGGCAGGGAATGGACCTCTTCCTGGACACATGAAAACCCAAAATGCAAGCATCTAAAATTCAGATGCGAGATATTCAACaaggtcctcagagtcaatgaaAGGGGTGACGAAAGAAagtcgatttaaaaaaaaaatgaaaatatgtccAACagttaaagcagaaaaaaatgtggcctttgtaaacacttttaaaaagtgttagataattaaaaggtatttacagtatttagaa
The window above is part of the Etheostoma cragini isolate CJK2018 chromosome 12, CSU_Ecrag_1.0, whole genome shotgun sequence genome. Proteins encoded here:
- the LOC117953644 gene encoding acyl-coenzyme A thioesterase 1-like, with the translated sequence MSSQVRLRLLPRARCMFDELVQVKVAGLRARQVVTMRARATDDNGLVFSSSATYKADESGEIDLERDPSLSGSYVGVEPMGLLWSMRADTLHRRFIKTNSLNHHVVTFSVHEKEGESRILAEATNERLLIGDGVSRLQIKEGNIRGVLFTPPGRGPFPALLDLYTFGGGLSEKRASLLANRGFVVLTIALFGHDDMARNIKEVNLDYFEAAIEFLKKQDKVGSKGVGLLSLSKSGDISLSIASYLPGVEATVWINGCCANTFLPLYYKKSQILPPLMLDISKMVPTESGAFMGKNVLHNPLAEENKTTLVPIEQAKGCFLFVASEDDLNWDSKAYMDQMVERLQHHGKDNFESESYPGAGHYLEPPYGPYCPSSFHWVAGKPFLWGGESRSHATAEVHLWKKIQEFFRTHLSCDVTQTNAKL